The genomic DNA TTTTAGATCTACGACAAACAGAGCAGTATAACAAAAATCTATTTGATATCAGTTGGGCGAAATCCAACATTCCAACAGTTATTATAATATGTTGAGTAGTTGGCTTtgggttaaaaagcatcagccaaatcaaatgtaatgtaaagtgtgttGGATCATTCTTACTCCATTGTAGTATGTGCTCTGTATTTCAAAACTATCTCACTTTAGTGACTTTGTCTGTTGACTTGGCTGATGTGTAACGATTATGGTCCTGACACACAACATCACATTATGTCCTTGTTATTATTTTAAACTGTCAACATGTTTAACCAAAGAATTGTGCCTTTTTGCACCAGTGTTACAGTGTACTTCAAAACTAATATCACTATATACTGCGTACTTGGCCGATGTGTATTAATCATGGTCCAGGAGCATGATATCCATGTCTTATTACAGTTATTGTATTAAACTGTCAAAATGTTTATTAAAGCCAAAAAATTGTTTCCTGAAAACACCCAGTATAGTGTCAACAAATCAGATGAGAAGTTAGAAACCGTTATCCAAAAATAAATCCTGGTTAGTATGACTGGAAGTGACTTCCTCATCTGTTCCTCTGCATAGCATCTCACCTCTCTCACCGCATAAGAATGATGATCTGCTCTGCGTATGCCGCTGCTCTTCTGCTGGCCATTCTGCAAACAGCATCAGAGAGCACAGGTAAACACCAGacaacagctgctgctgctgctgagcatGGCATGTTACTAGTTACAACTAGTTAATAATCACCTTACGTTGACTgagaaacacatactgtacgtgtacaGTAGTTGCATGGAGAAACGTGGTTTGGTAAAATAATTGCTGAAATCTTGTCTAAatgttacttatcattttgtcTTCTGCCAGTAAAGCTATATGCTGTACTTTGCAGTACTTTTCCACTTCATTGTTCTGAATCATAACGTGCTGTATGTCTAGAGAGTGAGTGCACAATTTCTATGCTAAAATACTTTATATAAGTGCaataataatactgtatataggctatGCTAATCAAATTGTGGTTGTCTCTGAAAATAAGCTAATCATTAAGAGCCCTATTTTGACGAAAAGACGCCAAATGACACATACATGGGTCAAAAGGGTTCTTCTCAAGCAACTATCTTGCTTGGCACCACTATGGGTCAGGTGTAAGATGGGGCCCTAAAACTTCACAAGCAAAATAGTTATGCTTTACATGCGCCTTAAAGGATTTCAGTTAAGTCCTTTCACTGTGAAACCAGTCTGCTAGAATTGTTTAAGGTGGTCAGTAATGGAGGCTGAAACCACTACAAAATAATCCATCCATGTTACTGAgcaatgtggtgtgtgtatctggcaTTTCCACAACAGTGAAATCTCTTCTTGGTTATGATTGGTTAAGGAACTATAATTTTCAAAATAATTGATTATTTGTGATTATGCTTCCAATAATTATGAAATCTGCTATATTGAAGCTGCAATTTTCCtacagttttcttttctttcctttttttagcGAGCTGCTTCTTCCCAACATTGCTCTGCTGCCCGGGCCGTGACGACTCCTGCTACCGTAATGGCTGCTATTGTGACGTGTACTGCCTCACTGCCACAGACTGCTGTTCAGACTACAATCAGACTTGTAATTCCTCTTGTAAGAATACAATATGCACTTCAATATATTGTGGGAATGTCTGTGACAGTTCCATGAGGAATCTTTTTATCATATTAACATAGGCCTATAATCTAATCATCACTGTTCATCATTACTAAGGTACTCAAATTCTGCTAATTATTAATTGACAACTTATAAGTATAATGTGGAACCAgaaattgttgttgtttattatatcattcttatttgtattttgtataatATATTATTCATGTACACAGTTTCACTTAAAAACGTTACTGTCTCTGCAGCAATAAATTCAACCACTGAACAGCCAACCACCTTTGCACTCACAACTGAAGACAGCACCTCAACAACAATTAGCAGCAGTCAGTCACCAACATCCAGTTCAAAGAGTGTAACGACTCAGGAGCCCTTGACTACTACGCAGAAGCAGACAGGTAACTGGAATTAGCAAAGTCCATTGAACTATCTTAGTGATGTTGTCTCTGAAATCCAAAGGATATTCATCCAAGCTGATGGAGTCATTGCCTGGGACTCAGGGCTGCTTACATTTCGTGGCAGGGCGCCATCGAAAAATATGTGCTTGCCATGTGACTTTTTTACATGTGGTTTCTTTAGAcaaggtttttcttggtcagtgccATTATTATGTTCAGTGatattaaaatgttttgacGATATCCCTGACCACCTATTTTTTCACTGACACACCCAGAGGTGTGCAATCTTAGTGAGAAAACTTGTCACCACGATGTGCTGGGTCTAAGATAAGGGCCTAAGACTCCATATTTGTGTATCACTTCAACATCCCATTCATCATCATTATATAGAAATAATACAAATGCACAGTAGGTATATGATATTATGGTGGAATCCAGGTGGCTCCCACCTTTCTAAAGAAATATGAAGAGGAAAATGATGTATCTTAAAAGATTTCAGTTAATGTTCTTTCACTGTGAAACCAGTCTGCTATATATACAACTtctgttaattcatagttttcaGTTTTGCTCTACCATGCAACAATACTAAAAAAGCCATACAGTCAACTAAAGACAGCACCTCAACAACTTCCCCACTAACCAGCAGTCAGCCACCATCATCTAGATCAAATAGTAAAACGACTCAGAAGCCCTCGACTACTACGCAGAAGCAAAAAGGTAGCTGGAATTAGCAAAGTCCCCTGTACAATCTTTGGGACATTGTCTATAAAAATCTGCCTACGTTTTTTAAATGATTCTTtcacaatatatatttttaaagagACACCGAACACCCAATCACTGCATATCACTGGAATTAACAAAGCCCCCTGTACAATCTTAGTTTAGATTGTCTCTGATATTCATTCAAGCAGACCACTCATAGCCTGGGACTCATTGCTAAGGGCTAAGAGCTGATTACATTTCATGACGGGGCATCTTCAAAATAGCTGTGCTTTACATGCGCCTTAAAGGATTTCACTTAATGTTCTTTCCCTGTGAAACCAGTCTTCTAGAATTGTTTAAAGTGATAAGTAATGGCGGCTGAAACCACAAAATAATCCATGTTTTCTTAACACTGCAgcaatgtggtgtgtgtaaggtctcttctcactttttctttttaggGATGCAGATATGATTGGTTAAAGAACTGTATTGTACTGAATTGTACTGTATttttgctacattcagtttcataacagTGCTCCTCTTTTATCTTAAGCTGCCGTGTACATTATCTTTTTGCATGTATGTTTTTTCCTTTGGATTATATTTACCAttcgcttaaaaaaaaaaacattttgaaagtTCCAAATTCAGTGAGTAATTGTGTTTAAGAATCATGAtatcaatattgaacaaaataattgtgAAAATTATTTTTGCCATAATCGAGGAAAAACTGCGACAACAATCAGACTTGTAATTCCTCTCGTAAGAATACAATATATGCACTTCTACATAATTGGGAATGTCTGGGAGAGTTTCATTAGGAATCTTCAATTTGTTTAGGATATTATCTAATCATCACTATTCCTCATTACTATTTTTACTACTTTCAAAACATCATCTGAAGGCACTCAAATTCTGCAAATTATTAATCTGTTAGTGTGTGACAGTTTAGGCTTGAAGTATACCCTGGACCTAATATATGGAAACAGAAATTGTTGTAGTTTATAAAATCATTCTTTGTACAATCATTTATGCACACAGTTTCACTTAAAACTATACTTGTCCCTGCAGAGAACACTATAACCACTGAACAGCTAGCCACTCCTGCACTCACAACTAAAGACAGCACCTCAACAACGTCTCCACTTACCAGCAGTAAGTCACCATCATCCAGCTCAAACAGTGAAACGGCTGAGGAACAGAAGCAAGAAGGTAACAGAGAGAAGTACAGTGGCTTACAAATTTGACTCATTTGAGCAATGTGGTTTTGTAATTGCTGCCGTAATGTTCAAGTGTGAACTATAATATTACAAGAAAATCTCAGAACCTGATTTTACACATCCATCTCCACTGAACTCCCTCCCTTAGATCCCACCAGAGTCCTCATGAAAGTGAGAGGCTACCTGCACCCACGCTCGGAAGACGAGACCGTACAGGAGGCCTTGCAGAGAGTGAGTTACAGGCCACGCTTATCAGTGCATCCCTCCACTCAGATATGCTTCATAATACAAATGAGACTACcatacattttaaaatgaaatatacaTTAAACTGCATATTAGATTATATAAATTAAAAAAGAGGCTCACGCCAAAGTCTCTATCTACAAGTACACAAATATGaaacatgattaaaaaaaaaaatatgaagaccatgcatgtatgtattgcTTGATGTCATTAGCAGAAATAAGCAGGGTAATGAGTCCAGGCTATCTGATGTGGCCTTCTTCCTCATccaaataataaaagaaaatgagtCAGTGACAAAGAATATTAAATGGAGAATCACTGTTAGTGTATACAGGATtagtatctacagtataggtCACATAGAGTAAAGACTGCTATTCATATTAGAGTAATAGCTGGATGTATTTACATCatgacattttctctctccacagctgGTCCTTTCTCTGGAGAACACATTTAAAGAGCAGTGTGGGGAGTGCGCCGTACGGATTCTGAAACTCAAGGCGATCACAGATGATTCTTAAGGGATGCCTGTTATAAACATTCAGGGTCGGAAAAGACTGAAAGGCGCAGCCTTTTTTAaccaatataaaatatatttatatatcatAACATATCAGTGCAGCAAGCTGTTTTGTCTTATACTACTTTAATAAAGATCTACAGTATTCCACTGATGTAGACTAAACGCTATAGCCCTACAAGGCCTATTTATGTGGAATTAAATTAATACAAAGTCATGTTGCCAAAGGAATTGTGATAAGATTGCTGGACTATCACAGGCCCACATTACTCACTAGGTGGTAGCAACGAGCTTCTGCGTGACAATCTATAAAGGTAGGCTGCATAAAATGTTAAGTTAGACAGAAAGCATCATAATACGAATTGAACTGGAAAATTGAAGACAAGCGGCTGTAATACTAACATAAGAAATGAACAGCCTATAGATTTCACTATTTTCTGAACTTTATGACATAGTAGGCTGCCAAATAATTGATAGGGCCAGACCAAGGCAAGTTTACATAAACCGGAATGCAACATCAAAACCTTTTCTCGTTAGAACATCTACTGaattaatgtaggctactagcCGAATTAGTTTTGCATGTCCAACAATTCGATTTCACATTTTTGATAGCCTACAAAGTAGGCTAAAACAAAGTGATGAATTTGAAACAGGAGCTGTACATCTCACTCACCTAACCTCGTTACAGGCGGATCCCTTGCTTTTACTTGTGATATTCGGCAGGCGAACAAAATCTCTACGCTACCAAAACAGGCTATGGATTCATTTCCATTGTAGTCTGAGATAGCACTCGCTATCGCCATAGGGCTCGCCATCACTTCAAAGACACGCGGAAGGATAGATCAAATTAGGATAGGTCGGGCTCGTGAACTCAGGATGCTCCTTTTGACCCAGGAAATTTGGTGTCCTCATGTCTGGCTGGAAACCTAGCAGTCACTTCAAGAAGCTGATCGTAACATTCCCAAATTTGACATGAGGATTTAAAACTAGAGTGACGCAAACCCTGTGCCTTCCTAGTTTTGCTTGGGCCTAGGCTGCCAACGTTCTAAAAGTGATTTTGGTCTGAATGAGATCTTGAAACTCTTTTTGGCCTTAAAGTAGGCAGTGGACACACGTCGTATCGATGAGATCTTGTAACATAGTTTTGATTAGTTAAAAATGACTCTCAATGCGTTTTGGCTCTAGTTCAAATTGCAGGGACGCACTGGCTCCAGGAGAGCCCCGCTTCCCAAGCAAACGTCAGTGGATGGATTTGCCCACAactgatataggcctactgatgaaACGGGATAGCCCACTCCCTGCCTCATGTCAAGAGAATAGGCTACATGGAGGCGCTAAAGGTAGATCTGAAAAGCTTCGGGTCGTTCGCCCGTTACTTCACATTATGCAGTTAGGTTTCTGTTCTCCGCGTTTCCCAACGACACCGCAAGCTGTATGTCGTGATAATCAAAAAAGTATGTCCTCATTAAAGGTCTCTCTGTGATCCTGCTAGATGCAATTGACGTTAATTCTGGAGACCGATAAAGTCGAGGGTTCACTTTTCCCTCATCTCGTTCTGGTTTGAAACTAAGATCATATGGGGTCATCTAGAGGTTGAATTCAGTCGAGCTCTTGCTAACCGCCTGTAGACTTGCCCCATTGATTTCTGGATTTTCACAATAGTGAAATTTTCAACATCCTTACAACCACGCGGACTACCTAGACTAAACAGGGATGAAGGCCTATTAATTAATGGACGTATTAGTTTCCCcatctcccttcttctcttatATTCCGTTGCTGTTTCTCCTCGATTTAGCTTAACAGGATTTACAATAGGCATATGGTCATTAGTAGCTTGATAAATTATGTACATTACACACCTCCTGGAAATAGTGTGATATCTGTGTCAGGAAAGCCTTCAGAATCCACAATGAGCACGTGAAATAAGCCTTTAATCAGCTAAATGCATAAAATAGCCCTATCCCGCTAAGGAACAAGCAACATTAAATGATTGCAGGATCCTGATGAAAGATCAAATCAAACATCCTTCATGTCTCTTTATCTTAATCCAGTGCAGCATTTGGCTCAAGGAGGTGTTTGTAATGGAGTTACTTTGTTCACTCTcctgcatgtgtctctgtgacgATATCAACCCTCTGTTATTCCACTACATTAATCTTTCCACTTCTGCCATCAGCCATCAGATGCAAACAGGTTTCATTTGCTCTGTTATTTGCCTTGAGTTTctcattttcaaaaaaaaaaaaaaagatgatgggGGGGGGAAAAACctatatttgtaattttttttcattcttttttttaaacagagaAATCACTTGCAGaactcaaactttttttttctctctctacccctggCTCCTTGACTGTCAAAACATCTCTTGCGCTCAGAGGCTGTTCTCCTCTTCAAAGTAAAACTTCTCCTCCGAGGAACCTGGGTTAAATTTCGGGGCCGGCGGGTCCGCGCCCGTGAACCCCTCGTAGGGCTCCTTCTTCGCCTTGTCCGTGTGCAGGAAGCTCCTGAACAGGGCCAGCGCCAGGAAGGAGTAGAAGAACATGACGAAGAGGATGTAGAAGTAGGCGTTGTCGTAGGAGTCCCTCGGCAGGGTCGAGGCGGTCGTCGTCGCCGTGGCGTTGGACGGTGGACCctcgctgctgccgccgctctcCGGGATGACCTGTCTGCATCGGGAGAGCAAGGCCAGCAGGATAGTCTGGTTCATGGCGAGAGCTCTGAAGATGTCCCACCACACGACGCTGCTCGACACAAAACACTCCAATAAGTGGCCTACACACAGCACCGATGTGATGTTGCTGCCCATGCAAAGTAGGGAGACATGGGCACCTCACAGGTCTTGGCGGAGTGTGGCGGCAGCAGGCAGGGAGAAGTTAATGTCTGTGTGCCACTTTGGGAATGGAATGTGCTCTCCAGTGCTGCCACTCAACAACACCCAAGATAAAGAAACATTTCCCAGATAAAGCCACTCGCAGCATGCCCTGAATATgtcatgtgttgttgttttgtattcACCGTTGTTAATTCAGTGTAGTTTAACATGAGTGGTACATGCGGGGAAGATCCAGGGGGGGCGGGGAGGGTTTCTGAAAATTAAAATGTGTTAAAtcgttttctttgtttgttttgagttttgtcAGATTTGTAAAAGTGTCAGAAACCACTAAAACAAAGAGCAGCTGATGAGATCCCCTTCAACTTTCATGTgaagtgagcacacacaaacacacattatctcTGCCTCTAGTCTACCCCTATGCTGACTACTCCCCCAAACACTCatccactcactctttctctcactcactcactcactcactcctctcatcctttctctttctctctccctcccttgtgTAATGTTCTCTTTCAGAAGCCCGACCTTTCTCCTGCATGCCTGTCTGTCCCTCACTGCGCTGGACACTGGAGGAGGAAGCCCCCTAGTAACTCTCCGACTGTCAGCTCTGGTCAAGTAGTCTGGAGATTTCAAAGAGCGCCGGGGTCAAAAGTTAAGTTGTCTCCAATGTGTGGTAGCCTGAGTGACACTCGGCTCCGACCTGGGAAAGAGAGACCCTCCCCATTCCGCCGCTCGCTGTTCTGAGGTCAGTGCTATAGAAGAAACTCACGGCACTAAACCTTAGGACAAGAATAATCACATACATGTCTGTTTCCTGTTTTATTGTATATAGTGTTTCATAGTCAGTTTATATATCGCCTGTAAAAAGCAGAGTATTAGATTCAGTTTGCATGCAAAAgcttaaaaagagagagagggaagagatggatgaaaaaaggagggagagacagagtgagggaaGAGTGACGTGACCAGATGCAACAGATACCTGATTCCAAGAGACAAAGCACAGGAGTGGGAGATCAGGGAGAACATACATCAATAATGTCATCCagaggcgggagagagagtgtgtgtgtgtgtgggggggggggggggggggggttgtgtgtgaaaCGCCGAGCAACTGTTTGgggtgtttttctttctgtgaaGGACCTGGTCGTTTTTTAAAGTGGAACCCCGTGAACTGCAGCAAGTGTACCGCTGTGAGGAATGCCGGCGATCTGTCCACGAGCTCTGCGTCCGTATCGTTTACACACGGCTGCTTTAGTCATTAAGCATTTTAAGGGTTCCCTGGAGAGCAGGAATTTGTCAAGAAAGAGTGTTTATGAAATAGGATATATTTATGAAgggctataaaaaaaaaacctttaaagTACAGAGGGGCACTGAGAAGTGGAGGGTTGAACTTGATAGGCATTGTCCTCAGTCATGCCAGTTGCCAACCAAATCTTAATGAGATCACAATGAAAGGCCTATTTCATACACAATTTGTTTTGGATCGACATTAGGATAACACAGATTGCTGGATGTCCCCTTGGAAAGGGATCCTCCTCCCGCTAAACCAGTTCAGTCTGTTGGGATTCTGCCACTCGCTCACAAGCACCAGGCTAGAAAATATGTAGGGAGAGAGCAGAAACAGAgcaggggaagggagggaaacAAGAACGACTCAAaagaatagagtgagagaaagaacagaagaGAAAACTCACAATaatagaatgaaagaaagagagaaggagaggaaacaaTCGAAGACTCAAAATAAtagaatgtgaaaaaaaatgttgcattCTTTTCCctgtgtttatgtctctgtgtgcgtgtgtgtgtgtgtgtgtgtgtgtgtgtgtgtgtgtgtgtgtaaactgtggcccacactttttttttattaaaccaAAGACACATAAAATAACTGGGAAAACTATTCGTGCAAGcttttgtgtgctttttttatttttcattttcattataAATAGTAAATACTGCTGCATTTAAACAAGACATTTTACACCAACAATTGTACGCAGTCATTGATGGAAGGAAAGGTTGTATATGCACTGTATATAAAAACACAaggtaaaaaataaatgtgtattTTTGCGTAATGCTTTTAAGACTTGCACACAGCGAGACACTGAGTGTTGTTCAGGTGGAgaacacagaagagagaggtgTTGCCCTAACAGAATGTAAAGAATAAATACACACTTAAACAGGACTCAACACAAACTCGTTACGACAGATTggcacagacagaaaaaaatacaacttCAACCTGCAAATGCATTATCACTGGATTGgaacaaacatttattttttgtttttcttactgTTTTGTTTCTGGACTTTTTCCATTGTCAGCCTAACGTGGATGTTGTTGTAATTTGTTTTCTAAagaatatcaaaataaaaggcATG from Sardina pilchardus chromosome 2, fSarPil1.1, whole genome shotgun sequence includes the following:
- the LOC134067300 gene encoding uncharacterized protein LOC134067300 translates to MMICSAYAAALLLAILQTASESTASCFFPTLLCCPGRDDSCYRNGCYCDVYCLTATDCCSDYNQTCNSSSINSTTEQPTTFALTTEDSTSTTISSSQSPTSSSKSVTTQEPLTTTQKQTENTITTEQLATPALTTKDSTSTTSPLTSSKSPSSSSNSETAEEQKQEDPTRVLMKVRGYLHPRSEDETVQEALQRLVLSLENTFKEQCGECAVRILKLKAITDDS